The Brassica napus mitochondrion, complete genome genome includes a region encoding these proteins:
- the cox2-2 gene encoding cytochrome c oxidase subunit 2 (putative pseudogene) encodes MIVLKWLFLTISPCDAAEPWQLGFQDAATPIMQGIIDLHHDIFFFLILILVFVLWILVRALWHFHYKENAIPQRIVHGTTIEILWTIFPSLILMFIAIPSFALLYSMDEVVVDPAITIKAIGHQWYWTYEYSDYNSSDEQSLTFDSYMIPEEDLELGQLRLLEVDNRVVVPAKTHLRIIVTSADVLHSWAVPSLGVKCDAVPGRLNQISILVQREGVYYGQCSEICGTNHAFMSIVVEAVSSLISMFVPIPSFAVAAMDAPLLVESMLPSPNRSSSEDSFGLRVLCEPWPIIPDLGLESSIVNRIRVLEAANSPFLLGKEKGEYWAEIKESLRNSSYQREYYRGLDFENRDLLIRERKHSCYEVFREILLRNPSLEEAAAYPPQENFISFLNEKRDALDVSHPGHSPAEVDRLEILFLKEVEKDLVKNGSGSIHIIGNLN; translated from the exons ATGATTGTTCTAAAATGGTTATTCCTCACAATTTCTCCTTGTGATGCAGCGGAACCATGGCAATTAGGATCTCAAGACGCAGCTACACCTATAATGCAAGGAATAATAGACTTACATCACGATATCTTTTTCTTCCTCATTCTGATTTTGGTTTTCGTATTATGGATCTTGGTTCGCGCTTTATGGCATTTCCACTATAAAGAAAATGCAATCCCGCAAAGGATTGTTCATGGAACTACTATCGAGATTCTTCGGACCATCTTTCCTAGTCTCATCTCGATGTTCATTGCTATACCATCATTTGCTCTCTTATACTCAATGGACGAGGTAGTAGTAGATCCAGCCATTACTATCAAAGCTATTGGACATCAATGGTATTGGACTTATGAGTATTCTGACTATAACAGTTCCGATGAGCAGTCACTCACTTTTGACAGTTATATGATTCCAGAAGAAGATCTAGAATTGGGTCAATCACGTTTATTAGAAGTGGACAATAGAGTGGTTGTACCAGCCAAAACTCATCTACGTATTATTGTAACATCTGCTGATGTACCTCATAGTTGGGCTGTACCTTCCTCAGGTGTCAAATGTGATGCTGTACCTGGTCGTTTAAATCAAATCTCTATTTTGGTACAACGAGAAGGAGTTTACTATGGTCAGTGCAGTGAGATTTGTGGAACTAATCATGCCTTTACGC CTATCGTCGTAGAAGCTGTTCCTAGTCTCATCTCGATGTTCGTTCCTATACCATCATTTGCTGTCGCAGCAATGGACGCCCCCCTCCTGGTTGAGTCAATGCTCCCATCCCCAAATCGGTCCTCGTCTGAGGATTCATTTGGGCTGAGAGTCCTTTGCGAACCATGGCCTATTATCCCCGATCTGGGATTAGAGTCTTCCATTGTAAATCGAATTCGAGTACTGGAAGCCGCTAATTCCCCCTTTCTGCTTGGAAAGGAAAAAGGGGAATATTGGGCAGAGATAAAAGAATCTCTAAGAAATTCTTCTTACCAAAGGGAGTATTATAGGGGTCTTGATTTCGAAAATCGAGATCTACTAATACGGGAACGTAAACACTCATGTTATGAAGTGTTTCGGGAAATCCTTTTAAGGAACCCTTCTTTGGAAGAAGCGGCGGCCTACCCTCCTCAAGAAAACTTTATTTCCTTCTTGAACGAGAAGCGGGACGCCCTAGACGTTTCCCACCCCGGGCACAGCCCGGCGGAAGTAGACCGTCTGGAGATCTTATTTCTAAAGGAGGTGGAAAAAGACCTTGTCAAAAATGGGAGCGGATCGATCCATATCATTGGAAATTTGAATTGA
- the orf195 gene encoding hypothetical protein gives MFVPIPSFAVAAMDAPLLVESMLPSPNRSSSEDSFGLRVLCEPWPIIPDLGLESSIVNRIRVLEAANSPFLLGKEKGEYWAEIKESLRNSSYQREYYRGLDFENRDLLIRERKHSCYEVFREILLRNPSLEEAAAYPPQENFISFLNEKRDALDVSHPGHSPAEVDRLEILFLKEVEKDLVKNGSGSIHIIGNLN, from the coding sequence ATGTTCGTTCCTATACCATCATTTGCTGTCGCAGCAATGGACGCCCCCCTCCTGGTTGAGTCAATGCTCCCATCCCCAAATCGGTCCTCGTCTGAGGATTCATTTGGGCTGAGAGTCCTTTGCGAACCATGGCCTATTATCCCCGATCTGGGATTAGAGTCTTCCATTGTAAATCGAATTCGAGTACTGGAAGCCGCTAATTCCCCCTTTCTGCTTGGAAAGGAAAAAGGGGAATATTGGGCAGAGATAAAAGAATCTCTAAGAAATTCTTCTTACCAAAGGGAGTATTATAGGGGTCTTGATTTCGAAAATCGAGATCTACTAATACGGGAACGTAAACACTCATGTTATGAAGTGTTTCGGGAAATCCTTTTAAGGAACCCTTCTTTGGAAGAAGCGGCGGCCTACCCTCCTCAAGAAAACTTTATTTCCTTCTTGAACGAGAAGCGGGACGCCCTAGACGTTTCCCACCCCGGGCACAGCCCGGCGGAAGTAGACCGTCTGGAGATCTTATTTCTAAAGGAGGTGGAAAAAGACCTTGTCAAAAATGGGAGCGGATCGATCCATATCATTGGAAATTTGAATTGA
- the orf115c gene encoding hypothetical protein — protein sequence MVKGTEVKRVDVLYAAEALNITDLVEQEWIMDTGCSYHMTPKKEWFDELNEEITGIIKMGNDTTSSVKGIGSIKILNEDGTVVILTQVRYVPDLKRNLISLGTLDSQGCAYRGEN from the coding sequence ATGGTAAAAGGAACAGAGGTCAAGCGTGTGGATGTCCTATATGCAGCTGAAGCCTTGAATATTACTGATCTGGTTGAACAAGAGTGGATCATGGACACAGGTTGTTCTTACCACATGACACCCAAGAAAGAGTGGTTTGATGAATTGAATGAAGAGATCACAGGGATAATCAAGATGGGAAATGACACAACATCATCAGTGAAAGGAATAGGAAGTATAAAGATCCTAAATGAGGATGGAACAGTGGTGATTCTGACACAAGTGAGGTATGTACCAGATTTAAAGAGAAACCTTATCTCACTAGGAACACTGGATTCACAGGGTTGTGCATATAGAGGTGAAAATTGA
- the orf108a gene encoding hypothetical protein, giving the protein MFQFARLSLACPWIQQQFKRLTYSGISGSTLIFNSPKHFRRLLRSSSSLGALVSTVSLSSFEPRPSLQLIHTTFLLPGDQILTQEHSKTGDRSSGYQGIQTNQSLQSF; this is encoded by the coding sequence ATGTTTCAGTTCGCCAGGTTGTCTCTTGCCTGCCCATGGATTCAGCAGCAGTTCAAAAGGTTAACCTATTCCGGAATCTCCGGATCTACGCTTATTTTCAACTCCCCGAAGCATTTTCGTCGCTTACTACGCTCTTCCTCGTCTCTGGGTGCCTTGGTATCCACCGTAAGCCTTTCCTCGTTTGAACCTCGCCCTTCACTTCAACTCATACATACTACTTTTTTACTTCCAGGAGATCAGATTTTGACCCAAGAACACAGCAAAACCGGTGATCGATCGTCTGGGTATCAGGGTATCCAAACCAATCAGAGTCTGCAAAGCTTTTAA
- the ccmFC gene encoding cytochrome c biogenesis ccmF — translation MVQLHNFFFFILFMVVLCGTAAPVLLKWFVSRDVSTGAPFFNGTIIPILISLFSLLVYLHSRKIIRSMDGAKSGVLVRASRPILLPDIIGRSSSETRARKALFFFVPVLHFCLLESKGDFSYLESFCGVLCLLFFCTFFFLARDRSAKRERARRRKGQTLRPNGNEQRRNDKMRCSGHPHLDLERRVEGFGPLAFPVPPELGGACVGGVPPEIGLEALALPRSRQLMAMAVGHDYYQKVPMKMNISHGGVCICMLGVLLSNTKKIQFTQRLPLGSELHMGKERCCLRGLDHLHGPTFHSICGNLMIYKPSLTNDRLMFEHDESLHADLLLINFPASYKNGKLEHFLHWWMKNRKHNNFWLTMFPEKRYFRERTSTAEVAIHTNLFTDLYALIGTGSSRTGGWYTTIMKLPFIFFIWIGFMLASLGGLPSLLRQLQKDKLRWN, via the exons ATGGTCCAACTACATAACTTTTTCTTTTTTATTCTTTTTATGGTCGTGCCTTGTGGCACGGCAGCACCCGTACTATTGAAATGGTTCGTCAGTAGAGATGTTCCCACGGGTGCCCCTTTTTCCAATGGTACTATAATTCCTATTCCTATCTCTTCATTCCCTCTTTTGGTCTATCTACATTCCAGGAAAATCATACGCTCCATGGACGGAGCAAAAAGTGGAGTCTTGGTCAGAGCAAGTCGCCCTATTCTATTACCAGACATAATTGGGAGAAGCTCATCCGAAACTAGAGCTAGAAAGGCCTTATTTTTTTTCGTTCCCGTTCTTCATTTCCGTCTTCTCGAATCCAAGGGGGACTTCTCATATTTAGAATCTTTCTGCGGTGTGCTCTGTTTACTATTCTTTCGTACTTTCCTCTTTTTAGCACGCGATAGGTCAGCGAAGCGTGAGCGGGCGCGGAGAAGGAAAGGCCAAACACTTCGGCCGAACGGGAATGAGCAACGACGAAATGACAAGATGAGGTGCTCCGGGCACCCCCATTTAGATTTAGAAAGAAGGGTCGAAGGTTTTGGGCCTCTAGCTTTCCCCGTCCCCCCTGAGTTGGGTGGTGCTTGTGTGGGGGGCGTGCCACCAGAAATCGGGCTTGAAGCTCTCGCCTTACCAAGGAGCCGACAGCTGATGGCTATGGCTGTTGGTCACGACTACTACCAAAAGGTTCCAATGAAGATGAATATTTCACATGGAGGAGTGTGCATCTGTATGTTGGGTGTTCTTCTGTCG AACACAAAGAAGATACAGTTCACTCAACGATTGCCTTTGGGTTCCGAACTCCATATGGGGAAGGAGCGTTGTTGTTTGCGAGGTCTCGATCATTTACATGGACCCACTTCTCATTCCATTTGTGGGAATTTGATGATCTATAAACCGTCCCTAACGAACGATCGGCTCATGTTTGAGCATGATGAATCACTTCATGCCGACCTCTTGCTAATAAACTTTCCGGCCTCATATAAGAATGGAAAACTTGAGCATTTTCTGCATTGGTGGATGAAGAATCGCAAACATAATAATTTTTGGTTAACCATGTTCCCAGAAAAAAGATACTTTCGAGAAAGGACGAGCACGGCTGAAGTGGCTATACATACAAATCTATTTACGGATCTATATGCTTCGATTGGAACTGGAAGTTCCAGAACAGGAGGTTGGTATACCACCATAATGAAACTGCCTTTTATTTTTTTTATTCGGATAGGATTTATGTTGGCTTCGTTGGGAGGCTTGCCTAGTTTGTTACGTCAGCTCCAAAAGGATAAGTTGCGTTGGAATCGAGAAAGTTCCGTGGAGTTCATAATTGCATAA
- the orf146 gene encoding hypothetical protein, with translation MARIRISPQMFIWPSFSFFVLSRARFKNFFLFIKSVISPLGSFSLLVWPSHCSQFGLLALPHITGGEGTPLMGGNCSPSFAWSIREPISSANSILIFLTSSYFFFRLNYSCCSGQVETRSLRRAGTASIASDGMRTAIHKRHEKRI, from the coding sequence ATGGCCCGAATCCGAATCTCACCTCAGATGTTCATCTGGCCCTCGTTCTCATTCTTTGTGTTATCACGGGCCCGCTTTAAGAACTTCTTTTTATTTATAAAATCGGTAATCTCCCCATTGGGGTCGTTTTCCCTTCTGGTCTGGCCTTCTCATTGTTCCCAATTCGGTTTATTAGCTCTTCCACACATTACCGGTGGCGAAGGCACTCCCCTTATGGGCGGAAATTGCAGCCCCTCTTTCGCTTGGTCAATTAGGGAGCCAATCAGTTCGGCTAACTCCATTTTGATCTTTCTTACTTCTTCATATTTTTTTTTTAGATTAAACTATTCCTGTTGTTCTGGGCAGGTCGAGACGCGGTCGCTTCGAAGAGCTGGCACCGCTTCCATCGCCTCCGACGGAATGAGAACAGCCATCCATAAAAGACATGAAAAAAGAATATAA
- the cox3 gene encoding cytochrome c oxidase subunit 3, translated as MIESQRHSYHLVDPSPWPISGSLGALATTVGGVMYMHSFQGGARLLSLGLIFLLYTMFVWWRDVLRESTLEGHHTKVVQLGLRYGFILFIVSEVMFFFAFFWAFFHSSLAPAVEIGGIWPPKGIGVLDPWEIPFLNTLILLSSGAAVTWAHHAILAGKEKRAVYALVATVLLALVFTGFQGMEYYQAPFTISDSIYGSTFFLATGFHGFHVIIGTLFLIICGIRQYLGHLTKEHHVGFEAAAWYWHFVDVVWLFLFVSIYWWGGI; from the coding sequence ATGATTGAATCTCAGAGGCATTCTTATCATTTGGTAGATCCAAGTCCATGGCCTATTTCGGGTTCACTCGGAGCTTTGGCAACCACCGTAGGAGGTGTGATGTACATGCACCCATTTCAAGGGGGTGCAAGACTTCTAAGTTTGGGCCTCATATTTCTCCTATATACCATGTTCGTATGGTGGCGCGATGTTCTACGTGAATCCACGTTGGAAGGACATCATACCAAAGTCGTACAATTAGGACCTCGATATGGTTCTATTCTGTTCATCGTATCGGAGGTTATGTTCTTTTTTGCTTTTTTTTGGGCTTCTTCTCATTCTTCTTTGGCACCTGCGGTAGAGATCGGAGGTATTTGGCCCCCAAAAGGGATTGGGGTTTTAGATCCTTGGGAAATCCCTTTTCTTAATACCCCTATTCTCCCTTCATCCGGAGCTGCCGTAACTTGGGCTCATCATGCTATACTCGCGGGGAAGGAAAAACGAGCAGTTTATGCTTTAGTAGCTACCGTTTTACTGGCTCTAGTATTTACTGGCTTTCAAGGAATGGAATATTATCAAGCACCCTTCACTATTTCGGATAGTATTTATGGTTCTACCTTTTTCTTAGCAACAGGCTTTCATGGTTTTCATGTGATTATAGGTACTCTTTTCTTGATTATATGTGGTATTCGGCAATATCTTGGTCATCTGACGAAGGAGCATCACGTTGGCTTTGAAGCAGCTGCATGGTACTGGCATTTTGTAGACGTGGTTTGGTTATTCCTATTTGTCTCTATCTATTGGTGGGGAGGTATATGA
- the orf147 gene encoding hypothetical protein, with amino-acid sequence MWLLCLMRNALSEAFLMLKEALVTAPIVQPPDWNLPFEVMCDASDYAVGAVLGQRKDRKLSAIYYASRTLDDAQVNYATTALTLLAVVFAFEKFRSYLVGSKVIVHTDHAALRYLLAKKDAKPRLLRWILLLQEFHLVIKAFLGWFL; translated from the coding sequence ATGTGGCTTTTGTGTTTGATGAGAAATGCCTTGAGTGAGGCATTCTTGATGCTTAAAGAGGCTCTAGTGACCGCGCCCATAGTCCAACCACCGGATTGGAATTTACCATTTGAGGTCATGTGCGATGCAAGTGACTACGCGGTTGGAGCCGTTTTGGGGCAAAGGAAGGACAGGAAGTTGAGCGCCATCTACTATGCTAGTAGAACCTTGGACGACGCGCAAGTCAACTATGCCACCACCGCGCTTACGCTCCTCGCCGTAGTTTTCGCCTTTGAGAAGTTTAGGTCTTACTTGGTGGGCTCCAAAGTAATAGTGCACACGGACCACGCGGCTTTGAGATACTTATTGGCAAAGAAGGACGCGAAACCGAGGCTACTTAGATGGATTCTACTTCTCCAAGAGTTTCATTTGGTTATAAAGGCGTTCCTCGGGTGGTTCCTATAG
- the orf164 gene encoding hypothetical protein, which yields MDSTSPRVSFGYKGVPRVVPIVLVERSWLESLTSNIVQLFLWLLIPFNTKVLVPLISTILFTRVYRHLLVTLQYLIHFCIQLLDGMMRFIIVFPCSPIIIRAITPIALCEILYQSISIGFLNCLTHEASRRHQSSGVPRSHISRPSSADSIAPFLRRIEDSYDR from the coding sequence ATGGATTCTACTTCTCCAAGAGTTTCATTTGGTTATAAAGGCGTTCCTCGGGTGGTTCCTATAGTTTTGGTTGAAAGGTCTTGGTTGGAATCCTTGACCTCCAACATAGTTCAACTCTTCTTGTGGCTCCTCATACCCTTCAACACCAAAGTCTTGGTACCCTTGATATCCACCATACTCTTCACAAGAGTTTACCGTCATCTTTTGGTCACGCTTCAATATCTTATCCATTTTTGCATTCAGCTCTTGGATGGCATGATGAGATTCATCATTGTTTTTCCTTGTAGTCCGATCATAATCCGAGCCATTACTCCCATTGCTTTGTGCGAGATTCTCTACCAAAGTATAAGTATCGGCTTCCTCAATTGTTTGACTCATGAAGCTTCTCGTAGACACCAGAGCTCTGGCGTTCCTCGAAGTCACATCTCTCGCCCAAGTTCGGCGGACTCAATCGCACCCTTCCTTCGTCGTATAGAAGATAGTTACGATCGTTGA
- the orf117a gene encoding hypothetical protein: MSQTIEEADTYTLVENLAQSNGSNGSDYDRTTRKNNDESHHAIQELNAKMDKILKRDQKMTVNSCEEYGGYQGYQDFGVEGYEEPQEELNYVGGQGFQPRPFNQNYRNHPRNAFITK, translated from the coding sequence ATGAGTCAAACAATTGAGGAAGCCGATACTTATACTTTGGTAGAGAATCTCGCACAAAGCAATGGGAGTAATGGCTCGGATTATGATCGGACTACAAGGAAAAACAATGATGAATCTCATCATGCCATCCAAGAGCTGAATGCAAAAATGGATAAGATATTGAAGCGTGACCAAAAGATGACGGTAAACTCTTGTGAAGAGTATGGTGGATATCAAGGGTACCAAGACTTTGGTGTTGAAGGGTATGAGGAGCCACAAGAAGAGTTGAACTATGTTGGAGGTCAAGGATTCCAACCAAGACCTTTCAACCAAAACTATAGGAACCACCCGAGGAACGCCTTTATAACCAAATGA
- the orf100b gene encoding hypothetical protein translates to MSLKQSVLSQFDFRIPRMSRTTKPRNASDKDVSDATLPARTTYSIVIFCDFFGGFGQERQKRDAFYQSKGDSAPRHAPTARLPRNRKGGPGGSRASRVGV, encoded by the coding sequence ATGTCACTGAAACAATCCGTTCTGTCTCAGTTTGATTTTCGGATTCCGAGGATGAGCCGGACGACGAAGCCGAGGAACGCCTCAGATAAAGATGTCTCAGACGCTACTCTCCCGGCAAGAACAACTTATTCTATTGTGATTTTTTGTGATTTTTTTGGCGGGTTCGGTCAGGAGAGACAAAAGAGAGATGCTTTCTATCAGTCAAAAGGGGATAGCGCCCCCCGCCATGCTCCCACGGCCCGCTTACCGAGGAATAGAAAGGGAGGACCGGGGGGGTCCAGAGCAAGTAGGGTTGGGGTATAG